The proteins below come from a single Roseiflexus sp. RS-1 genomic window:
- a CDS encoding ParA family protein yields MSHVIALAMQKGGVGKTTTALSLGTALAARGRRVLLIDIDPQANLTQGFGVDPSQLEYSVYEVLLNPERGSAFATIRVDEGVDLIPSSLLLAGAELELAGRVGRELLLRKALRTAHETYDYILIDPPPSLGLFSLNALAAAHRVLVPLQLHAYALKAMPQLEQTIDLVREINPDLAIGGILCTLADRRTGLSHEIERQVRERYGSLVFHTVIPMNIKLAEAPTAGMPIHRYAPGSAGAQAYRALADELESRLTH; encoded by the coding sequence ATGAGCCACGTGATCGCACTGGCAATGCAGAAGGGTGGGGTCGGTAAAACCACCACTGCGTTGAGTCTGGGAACGGCGCTTGCCGCACGCGGGAGGCGCGTCTTGCTGATCGACATCGATCCCCAGGCGAACCTGACGCAGGGGTTCGGGGTCGATCCGTCGCAGCTGGAGTACAGCGTCTACGAAGTGCTGCTCAACCCGGAGCGGGGCAGCGCATTCGCAACAATCCGCGTCGATGAGGGGGTCGATCTTATTCCCTCATCGCTGCTGCTGGCAGGCGCGGAACTCGAACTGGCGGGACGGGTCGGGCGGGAACTGCTGCTACGCAAGGCGCTGCGCACCGCGCACGAGACCTACGATTACATTCTGATCGACCCGCCGCCTTCACTCGGATTGTTCTCGCTGAATGCGCTTGCGGCTGCACACCGCGTTCTGGTGCCGTTGCAACTTCACGCCTATGCGCTCAAGGCGATGCCGCAACTCGAGCAAACCATCGACCTGGTGCGCGAGATCAACCCCGACCTTGCCATCGGCGGCATTCTCTGCACCCTTGCCGATCGCCGCACCGGTTTGAGTCACGAGATCGAACGTCAGGTGCGCGAACGGTATGGGTCACTGGTGTTTCACACCGTTATTCCGATGAATATCAAACTTGCCGAAGCGCCAACTGCGGGCATGCCGATCCACCGCTATGCGCCCGGCAGCGCTGGCGCGCAGGCATACCGCGCACTGGCGGACGAACTTGAGTCGCGATTGACCCACTGA
- a CDS encoding flavin reductase family protein: MDFVSFVPETMAPRDAYRLLVSSVVPRPIGWASTIGADGSVNLAPFSFFNAVGGPMPFVMISVSRRAGAIKDTLRNASETGEMVLNIVDEDLAPQMNITSGDWSYGDNEFERAGLAAAPSVDVRPPRVAAAPVAMEVKVTQIVPVEGSSYTMIIGRVVRFHIRRDLLRPDGTIDPLRLRPVARLSGDEYARLGEVFTLERPGA, translated from the coding sequence ATGGATTTTGTTTCGTTCGTTCCTGAAACCATGGCGCCGCGTGACGCCTATCGCCTGCTGGTCAGCAGCGTCGTGCCGCGCCCCATCGGTTGGGCGTCAACGATTGGCGCCGACGGTTCGGTCAATCTGGCGCCCTTTTCGTTCTTCAATGCCGTTGGCGGTCCCATGCCGTTCGTGATGATCTCGGTCAGTCGCCGTGCCGGTGCGATCAAGGACACGCTGCGCAACGCCAGCGAGACCGGCGAAATGGTGCTGAACATTGTTGATGAGGACCTGGCGCCGCAGATGAATATCACGTCAGGCGACTGGTCCTACGGCGATAATGAGTTCGAGCGCGCCGGTCTCGCGGCGGCGCCGTCGGTCGATGTGCGCCCGCCGCGCGTTGCAGCGGCGCCGGTGGCGATGGAAGTCAAAGTCACGCAGATTGTGCCGGTCGAGGGCAGCAGTTACACCATGATCATCGGGCGGGTGGTGCGTTTCCATATCCGCCGTGACCTGTTGCGCCCGGATGGGACGATCGATCCGCTGCGGTTGCGACCGGTGGCGCGGCTGAGCGGCGATGAGTATGCCCGCCTTGGCGAAGTGTTTACCCTGGAACGACCAGGGGCCTGA
- a CDS encoding FHA domain-containing protein: protein MQPRIYVGHTPDTTDERILLRERALMLANAVRRSPTEGICAIAFNMTVGTESPLTGIDLIVMRTTAVIVGALRTFAGPIDAPPGGVWRDRASGQPILEADGSHPLHRIRVQRDAVQLSLNTAAARLGLDSADPRPFRRVIGAIVGVPAIPADSRISLDVDDHRDHLKVCSFEELPGVAALAHSGLVMSTEIIHTILADLFGCRLWYDDGRLLFELAPPRFQLRITAPGRAPVTAPLYEGETVVGRRQSAQGIERRITLSNDELVSSDHLHIVCHADPASVMIRDTSKNGVWVTPPDGPIEHIRHAERTIPVGTRLRLGMTDIILEHV from the coding sequence ATGCAACCGCGGATCTATGTCGGACACACGCCGGACACGACGGATGAGCGGATTCTTCTGCGTGAACGGGCGCTGATGCTGGCGAATGCCGTTCGCCGTTCACCGACGGAAGGCATATGCGCCATCGCATTCAATATGACGGTCGGAACAGAGTCGCCGCTGACAGGGATTGACCTGATCGTCATGCGGACGACAGCGGTGATTGTCGGGGCGCTGCGTACCTTTGCCGGTCCTATCGACGCACCGCCAGGCGGAGTCTGGCGTGATCGCGCCAGCGGACAGCCGATCCTGGAAGCGGATGGGTCCCACCCGCTGCACCGCATCCGTGTGCAGCGCGACGCGGTGCAGCTAAGCCTCAACACTGCCGCAGCGCGCCTCGGTCTTGATTCCGCCGATCCACGTCCGTTCAGGCGCGTGATCGGCGCAATTGTCGGCGTGCCGGCGATACCCGCCGATTCGCGCATCTCACTCGATGTCGATGATCACCGTGATCATCTGAAGGTGTGCAGTTTCGAAGAACTGCCGGGCGTTGCGGCGCTGGCGCATAGTGGCTTGGTTATGTCAACTGAGATCATCCACACGATCCTCGCTGATCTGTTCGGCTGTCGGTTGTGGTACGACGATGGACGGTTGCTGTTCGAACTTGCGCCGCCACGGTTCCAACTCCGCATCACGGCGCCCGGTCGTGCGCCGGTGACGGCGCCGCTGTACGAAGGCGAAACGGTCGTGGGGCGACGACAATCGGCGCAGGGGATCGAACGACGCATCACGCTCTCCAACGATGAACTGGTGTCGAGTGATCATCTGCACATTGTGTGTCATGCTGATCCAGCAAGCGTGATGATCCGCGACACGAGCAAAAATGGCGTCTGGGTCACGCCGCCGGACGGACCAATCGAACACATTCGTCACGCAGAGCGCACCATTCCGGTCGGCACGCGCCTGCGATTGGGGATGACCGACATTATTCTGGAGCACGTATGA
- a CDS encoding EVE domain-containing protein, giving the protein MSKRFWLLKTEPDCYAWSDLERDGRTVWDGVANNVALKYLREMQPGDEALIYHTGDERCAVGRAEVISAPYPDPQHNDPRMVVVDIRPLAPLPRPVSLTAIKADPAFADFALVRQSRLSVVPVTEAHWRRLLAMAGMESDAG; this is encoded by the coding sequence ATGAGCAAACGTTTCTGGTTGCTGAAAACCGAACCGGACTGCTACGCCTGGAGCGATCTGGAACGCGACGGTCGCACGGTATGGGACGGCGTAGCCAACAATGTGGCGCTCAAATACCTGCGGGAGATGCAACCGGGAGACGAGGCGCTGATCTATCATACCGGCGACGAGCGATGCGCCGTCGGGCGGGCTGAGGTGATCAGTGCACCCTACCCCGATCCGCAGCACAACGACCCGCGCATGGTGGTGGTTGATATTCGCCCGCTGGCGCCGCTGCCGCGCCCGGTTTCCCTGACGGCGATCAAAGCCGACCCGGCGTTCGCCGACTTTGCGCTCGTGCGTCAGTCACGTCTGTCGGTTGTGCCGGTGACCGAAGCGCACTGGCGGCGATTACTGGCGATGGCGGGGATGGAAAGCGATGCCGGTTGA
- a CDS encoding DUF433 domain-containing protein: MKLDRITINPARMNGQPSIRDLRLTVRRVIELLALYPDRDDLRREYPELEDEDIRQALLYAAACLDDRIVESPVTYEVDPSASIAAH, encoded by the coding sequence ATGAAATTAGACCGTATAACAATTAACCCGGCACGTATGAATGGTCAACCATCGATTCGCGATTTGCGACTGACAGTGCGCCGTGTTATTGAATTGCTGGCGCTTTACCCTGACCGTGATGACCTGCGCCGGGAATATCCTGAACTCGAAGACGAAGATATTCGACAAGCCCTGCTCTACGCTGCCGCCTGTCTTGATGATCGGATCGTCGAGTCGCCGGTAACGTATGAAGTAGATCCGTCGGCTTCCATTGCTGCACACTGA
- the crcB gene encoding fluoride efflux transporter CrcB — MNIIAIAVGAAIGANLRYSLSIWAAQRWGASFPYGTLIVNVIGSFAIGFVLVLATTRLSLSDTARLLIVTGLLGGFTTFSSLSFETYTLVTSGSWMAAGLYVLSSFGLGIAGVFLGAGVARVLP, encoded by the coding sequence ATGAACATCATCGCCATTGCTGTGGGAGCAGCCATCGGCGCCAATCTGCGCTACAGTCTGTCGATCTGGGCGGCGCAGCGTTGGGGGGCGTCGTTTCCGTATGGTACACTGATCGTCAACGTTATTGGAAGTTTTGCCATCGGGTTTGTGCTGGTTCTGGCAACAACACGCCTGAGCCTGAGCGATACGGCGCGACTGCTGATCGTCACCGGATTGCTGGGCGGCTTCACCACGTTTTCCAGCCTGAGTTTCGAGACCTATACGCTGGTGACGAGCGGCAGCTGGATGGCAGCCGGCCTGTATGTGCTCAGCAGTTTCGGGTTAGGGATTGCAGGCGTTTTTCTGGGCGCGGGTGTCGCGCGGGTACTGCCGTAG
- a CDS encoding DUF190 domain-containing protein, whose amino-acid sequence MDLSGNAQQVWIFLGESDQWHGRPLSLALLELLKRNGIAGGTVLRGIAGYGAHSFIHTASLVELSSDLPIVVTFVDRPDRIARVMPDILEMVREGLITTTPVEVIKYTSRAIGPFPAHLTVADVMTRQVVSVRPDTPVAEIVALLIDRALRSAPVVDAENRVIGIITDGDLLTRGATELPLALQRELSLAERAATIETLATHRHTAADLMTPNPVTLRETTPLAEAAAVMADRGLKRIPVVDAQQRLVGMVSRSDLLATVAEGLRQRPATPIRQPDGAPKTVGEIMITDVPTVQPDTPLAETLDRLLETDKRRVIVVDGERRVVGIITDGDVMRRAAKRVRPGALRALAAWFGGGARPPGLEVAAEGRTAADVMTSPVVTLPTNAPIADAVRLMMAHKIKRIPIIDADGRLVGMVGRAGVLAALSRG is encoded by the coding sequence GTGGATCTGAGCGGCAATGCACAACAAGTCTGGATTTTTCTGGGGGAAAGCGATCAGTGGCATGGGCGCCCACTTTCGCTCGCGCTCCTCGAACTCCTCAAGCGCAACGGGATTGCCGGCGGCACCGTGTTGCGCGGCATCGCCGGGTATGGCGCACATAGTTTCATCCATACCGCATCGCTCGTCGAACTGAGCAGCGACCTGCCGATCGTGGTAACATTCGTGGATCGACCTGACCGTATCGCGCGGGTCATGCCCGACATCCTGGAGATGGTGCGTGAAGGGTTGATCACAACGACGCCGGTTGAGGTGATCAAATACACCTCGCGCGCGATCGGTCCGTTCCCGGCGCACCTCACCGTCGCCGATGTGATGACCCGTCAGGTCGTCAGTGTGCGTCCCGATACGCCAGTTGCCGAGATTGTCGCATTGTTGATCGACCGTGCGCTGCGCTCGGCGCCGGTTGTCGATGCGGAGAACCGCGTAATCGGCATTATTACCGACGGCGACCTGCTCACCCGCGGTGCAACCGAATTGCCGCTGGCATTGCAGCGCGAACTGTCGCTGGCGGAACGCGCAGCGACGATCGAAACCCTTGCCACGCACCGGCACACCGCCGCCGATCTGATGACCCCCAATCCGGTCACGTTACGGGAGACCACGCCGCTGGCGGAGGCGGCGGCGGTCATGGCGGATCGCGGCTTGAAACGCATTCCGGTCGTTGATGCGCAGCAACGTCTGGTCGGCATGGTCAGCCGTTCTGATCTCCTTGCCACCGTCGCAGAAGGGTTGCGCCAGCGTCCCGCCACACCCATCAGGCAGCCAGATGGCGCCCCCAAAACGGTTGGTGAGATCATGATCACCGATGTTCCGACTGTCCAACCCGACACTCCGCTCGCAGAGACGCTCGACCGCCTGCTGGAAACCGACAAGCGACGCGTGATCGTCGTTGATGGTGAGCGACGGGTCGTCGGCATTATCACTGATGGCGATGTCATGCGGCGCGCTGCAAAACGGGTGCGTCCTGGTGCATTGCGCGCTCTGGCGGCGTGGTTCGGTGGCGGCGCCCGCCCGCCCGGACTCGAAGTCGCTGCTGAGGGACGCACCGCCGCCGATGTGATGACCTCCCCGGTGGTGACGCTGCCGACCAATGCGCCGATTGCCGATGCTGTGCGCCTGATGATGGCGCATAAGATCAAGCGAATCCCGATCATCGATGCTGACGGGCGGTTGGTCGGGATGGTCGGGCGCGCAGGGGTGCTGGCGGCGTTGAGTCGGGGATAG
- the ettA gene encoding energy-dependent translational throttle protein EttA, translating to MTDTKIIYSMIRVGKIVPPNRQVLKDISLSYFYGAKIGVIGLNGAGKSTLLRIMAGVDRDFFGETVIAPGYTVGFLEQEPRLDDSLTVRQTVEQGVQPIVDLLRRYDEVNERFGDPDADMDALIAEQAALQEQLDHLDAWDLDSRLELAMDALRCPPGDTPVAVLSGGERRRVALCRLLLQKPDILLLDEPTNHLDAESVAWLERHLQAYPGTVICVTHDRRFLNNVAEWILELDRGMGIPWRGNYSSWLVQKQQQIAAAEKAENLRQKTLARELEWINASPRARQAKSKARIAAYEQLLSQSAERAERDLEIYIPPGPRLGDLVIRAEHVTKAYGDKLLYDDLTFDVPPGAIIGIIGPNGAGKTTLFRMITGQEQPDSGALIVGPSVKLGYVDQSRDSLNPDRTVWEEISGGDEVIMLGNRQVNSRSYVARFNFTGADQQKKVGTLSGGERNRVHLAKVLRSGANVLLLDEPTNDLDVHTLRALEDALINFAGCALIISHDRWFLDRVATHILAFENESSVVWFPGTYSEYEEDRRRRLGKAADQPHRTVYRRLTRG from the coding sequence GTGACCGACACCAAAATTATCTATTCCATGATTCGGGTCGGGAAGATTGTGCCGCCAAACCGGCAGGTGCTGAAGGATATTTCGCTCTCGTACTTCTACGGCGCCAAAATCGGCGTGATTGGACTCAACGGCGCTGGCAAATCGACCCTGTTGCGCATTATGGCGGGCGTTGACCGCGATTTCTTTGGTGAAACGGTCATCGCACCGGGGTACACCGTCGGTTTTCTGGAACAGGAACCGCGTCTCGACGACTCGCTCACCGTCCGGCAGACGGTCGAGCAGGGGGTGCAACCGATTGTCGATCTCTTGCGACGCTACGACGAGGTGAACGAACGGTTCGGCGATCCGGACGCCGACATGGACGCGCTGATTGCCGAGCAGGCAGCGTTGCAGGAACAACTGGATCATCTCGACGCCTGGGATCTCGACAGTCGGCTGGAACTGGCGATGGATGCCTTGCGCTGCCCGCCGGGTGACACGCCGGTTGCTGTGCTGTCGGGCGGGGAGCGCCGACGGGTGGCGCTCTGCCGTTTGTTGCTCCAGAAACCGGACATCCTGCTCCTCGACGAGCCGACCAACCATCTCGACGCCGAATCGGTCGCCTGGCTCGAACGTCACCTGCAAGCATACCCTGGCACGGTGATCTGCGTCACCCATGATCGCCGGTTTCTCAACAATGTGGCTGAATGGATCCTGGAACTGGACCGCGGCATGGGCATCCCCTGGCGCGGCAACTACTCATCGTGGCTGGTTCAGAAGCAGCAGCAGATCGCGGCTGCCGAGAAAGCCGAGAATCTGCGGCAGAAAACACTGGCGCGCGAACTGGAGTGGATCAATGCTTCACCCCGCGCACGTCAGGCAAAGAGCAAAGCGCGCATTGCCGCCTACGAACAACTCCTCAGTCAGAGCGCCGAGCGCGCCGAGCGCGACCTGGAAATCTATATCCCTCCCGGTCCGCGCCTCGGCGACCTTGTCATTCGCGCTGAGCATGTGACGAAGGCGTATGGCGACAAACTTCTGTACGATGACCTGACATTTGATGTGCCGCCTGGCGCGATCATCGGCATCATCGGTCCGAATGGCGCCGGCAAAACCACCCTGTTCCGCATGATCACCGGGCAGGAGCAGCCTGACAGCGGCGCCCTGATCGTTGGTCCGTCGGTGAAGTTAGGATATGTCGATCAGAGTCGCGACTCGCTGAACCCGGATCGCACGGTGTGGGAAGAGATCTCCGGCGGCGATGAGGTGATCATGCTTGGCAACCGCCAGGTCAACTCGCGTTCGTATGTGGCGCGCTTCAACTTCACCGGCGCCGATCAGCAGAAGAAGGTGGGAACCCTTTCCGGCGGCGAACGCAACCGGGTGCACCTGGCGAAAGTGCTTCGTTCTGGCGCGAACGTGCTATTACTCGACGAGCCAACCAACGATCTCGATGTCCACACCCTGCGCGCGCTCGAAGACGCCCTCATCAATTTCGCCGGATGCGCGCTGATCATTTCCCATGATCGCTGGTTCCTTGATCGGGTTGCGACCCATATCCTGGCATTCGAGAATGAATCGAGCGTTGTCTGGTTTCCCGGCACGTACAGCGAATACGAGGAGGACCGCCGACGTCGCCTTGGCAAGGCAGCCGATCAGCCGCACCGCACCGTGTACCGCCGTCTGACACGGGGATGA